The following proteins come from a genomic window of Pirellula staleyi DSM 6068:
- a CDS encoding HAD hydrolase-like protein: MKSKPTRPVLSQVRAVLFDAVGTLLRAVPSVVSAYTAAANDAGISISEAEVKQRLALAMQRDRSVGYAMDSLPAFLELPATSEPSEFARWQRIVAEVFELSIGQSEPLFRNLWQHFAEAKHWQLMPGAERLLEALLEQRQQGRLSALAIASNFDARLRPLCAALDPLAQFDALLISSELGYPKPDHRFFSEAEKRLKHASSEMLLVGDDFYCDVVGGLLAGYQVVWIAEEDPRVAERIASLPSDLHERLHVASDLSVVYDLLMLP, encoded by the coding sequence GTGAAATCAAAACCAACTCGGCCCGTACTTTCGCAAGTGCGGGCCGTTCTTTTTGATGCAGTGGGAACCTTGCTGCGCGCCGTCCCGTCGGTGGTTTCGGCCTACACAGCAGCGGCTAACGATGCCGGCATTTCGATTTCCGAGGCCGAGGTGAAGCAGCGTCTCGCTCTTGCGATGCAGCGCGATCGCTCGGTCGGCTACGCGATGGATTCGCTGCCCGCGTTTCTCGAACTCCCTGCTACCAGCGAGCCTTCGGAGTTTGCCCGCTGGCAACGGATCGTGGCAGAAGTGTTCGAACTCTCCATCGGACAGTCCGAGCCGCTCTTTCGAAACTTGTGGCAGCACTTTGCCGAGGCGAAGCATTGGCAGCTGATGCCCGGCGCAGAGAGGCTGCTCGAGGCGTTGCTCGAGCAGCGCCAGCAAGGGCGTTTATCGGCGCTCGCCATCGCTTCGAACTTCGATGCTCGACTTCGCCCCTTATGTGCCGCGCTGGATCCCCTCGCACAGTTCGATGCGCTTCTGATTTCCTCAGAGCTTGGTTATCCCAAGCCCGATCACCGATTTTTCAGTGAGGCTGAAAAGCGATTGAAGCATGCCAGCAGCGAGATGCTCCTCGTAGGAGACGATTTCTACTGCGATGTCGTGGGAGGATTGCTCGCTGGCTATCAAGTCGTTTGGATCGCTGAAGAGGATCCCCGAGTGGCCGAGCGCATTGCGTCGCTCCCCTCTGATTTGCACGAGCGATTGCATGTGGCGAGCGATTTGTCGGTCGTCTACGACCTACTCATGCTCCCTTAG
- a CDS encoding site-2 protease family protein: MDLPLMFAAEEVSLLASLGGTLWNILSVAAGLGFVIFVHELGHFLVAKACGVKCEKFYVGFDFFELKLGPITIPRSLVKFTYGETEYGIGILPLGGYVKMLGQDDDPRNAEAEAERIKAQETGTAVPSEAAAKTSEKVALDPRSYPAKSVPARMAIISAGVIMNLIFGVLLGGTAYWLGVRELPATVGVSIPGEPAWAAGLRTDDRVLQFGKSGSPYEHLRYNDLQRSVIFNGVEKDLDVLVRRADGTEEWLSMRPRLRDQGTGKQATIGVKPTSNLTILMQGALPTSAKSSEPLLEGDEITHVDGTEVKNYGAFVQTFASKPSGPIGLTIRRTPKSEDGKPSGEPTSLEVTIPERGENSLGLVPTMGLVVSVRKGSPAETAGILVGDKLLTIEGEKIENPLALSQQLLPHVGKEITIEVERAATGDQRVVREVKITPVAPPMFSTANFATSIAAEPIGVAVKLDRTIAAADESSKLAAGDKIDKVTFEFADKDREKLFLNYLTLKTPEVILDDTEKNLVYLQGLLRLVPLGTKATITASRGGDKPETITSQPVEVVSSETLLDESRGITTETFTTLHQAKSVGEALALGAREIKERVTEVLTVLQKLVTLQISPTNLSGPLGILGAAGSHASAGIPILLLFLTMLSANLAVINFLPIPALDGGHMLFLAAEWIRGKPVNEQLQVRLTVMGILFLLSLMIFATAMDLSRISQFFF, from the coding sequence GTGGATTTGCCATTAATGTTTGCTGCAGAAGAGGTCAGCTTGCTCGCGTCGCTGGGGGGCACACTGTGGAACATCTTGAGTGTCGCCGCTGGTCTCGGTTTCGTGATCTTCGTTCACGAACTCGGGCACTTCCTCGTTGCCAAAGCATGTGGCGTAAAGTGCGAGAAGTTCTACGTCGGTTTCGACTTCTTCGAACTCAAGCTCGGCCCGATCACCATTCCCCGTTCGCTCGTAAAGTTCACCTATGGTGAAACCGAGTACGGCATCGGCATTTTGCCGCTGGGTGGCTACGTCAAAATGCTGGGACAAGACGACGATCCACGTAATGCCGAAGCTGAAGCCGAACGTATCAAAGCCCAAGAGACTGGCACTGCCGTACCGAGCGAAGCTGCCGCCAAAACCAGCGAGAAAGTGGCGCTCGATCCACGCAGCTATCCTGCCAAATCAGTTCCCGCCCGCATGGCCATCATCTCGGCCGGCGTGATCATGAACTTGATCTTTGGCGTGCTGCTTGGTGGTACTGCCTATTGGCTCGGTGTTCGTGAATTGCCCGCAACAGTTGGGGTTTCCATTCCTGGTGAACCTGCTTGGGCGGCTGGTCTTCGAACCGACGATCGTGTGCTGCAGTTTGGCAAAAGCGGCTCCCCCTACGAGCACTTGCGCTATAACGACCTGCAACGCTCGGTGATTTTCAACGGCGTCGAGAAAGATCTGGACGTACTGGTTCGCCGCGCCGACGGAACCGAAGAATGGCTCTCGATGCGGCCACGTCTGCGCGATCAAGGAACTGGCAAACAGGCCACAATCGGCGTGAAGCCGACGAGCAATCTGACCATCCTGATGCAAGGGGCTCTTCCTACTAGCGCAAAAAGTTCCGAGCCGCTGCTGGAAGGTGACGAGATCACGCACGTCGACGGCACCGAAGTGAAAAACTACGGAGCCTTCGTTCAAACATTCGCTTCCAAGCCTTCCGGCCCGATCGGCCTTACAATTCGCCGCACTCCAAAATCCGAAGATGGCAAACCAAGTGGCGAACCCACTTCGCTTGAAGTAACGATTCCCGAACGCGGCGAAAACTCACTCGGTTTGGTTCCCACCATGGGCCTGGTGGTTAGTGTTCGTAAAGGTTCTCCTGCCGAAACGGCAGGCATTCTCGTCGGCGATAAACTCCTCACCATTGAAGGAGAGAAGATCGAGAATCCACTCGCTCTCTCGCAGCAATTGCTCCCTCATGTCGGGAAAGAGATCACGATTGAAGTCGAGCGGGCCGCCACGGGCGATCAGCGGGTCGTACGTGAAGTGAAGATCACCCCGGTTGCTCCTCCAATGTTCTCGACTGCCAACTTCGCAACGTCGATTGCCGCCGAGCCGATTGGAGTTGCCGTTAAACTCGACCGAACGATTGCAGCTGCTGATGAATCGTCGAAGCTCGCTGCTGGCGACAAGATCGATAAGGTCACCTTCGAATTTGCTGACAAGGATCGTGAGAAACTGTTTCTCAACTACCTGACGCTGAAAACTCCCGAAGTTATTCTCGACGACACCGAAAAGAATCTGGTTTACCTGCAAGGACTGCTCCGCTTGGTTCCGCTCGGAACGAAAGCCACCATTACCGCTTCCCGTGGCGGCGATAAACCCGAAACGATCACGAGCCAACCGGTCGAGGTTGTCAGTTCCGAAACGCTGCTCGACGAATCGCGGGGCATCACCACCGAGACATTCACCACACTACACCAAGCAAAGTCGGTTGGCGAAGCACTCGCGCTCGGCGCGCGTGAAATCAAGGAACGGGTCACCGAAGTCCTCACGGTGCTGCAGAAACTCGTCACACTGCAGATTTCACCCACGAATCTGTCCGGGCCTCTCGGAATTTTGGGTGCTGCCGGAAGTCACGCCTCCGCAGGTATTCCAATCCTGCTCCTCTTCCTCACGATGCTGAGCGCGAATCTTGCAGTGATCAACTTCCTGCCGATCCCCGCGCTCGACGGTGGGCATATGCTCTTCCTCGCCGCCGAATGGATTCGTGGAAAGCCTGTGAACGAACAGCTGCAAGTGCGACTCACCGTTATGGGCATTTTGTTCCTGCTCTCGCTGATGATTTTTGCGACCGCGATGGATCTCAGCCGCATCTCGCAGTTTTTCTTCTAA
- the dxr gene encoding 1-deoxy-D-xylulose-5-phosphate reductoisomerase, whose translation MATSARNLVILGSTGSIGRSTLEVVRFSEGALRPWALTAHQSFELLCQQATQFQVPYVVATDPVAARSWDWSLLPPCTKLLVGSEAVREVVAAAEVDMVVAAMVGSAGLAGTWAALDAGKPVALANKESLVMAGPLVMQLAAERGVPILPVDSEHSAIFQVLQAGRRDDLARIILTASGGPFRKYTLAEMHQVSVEQALSHPTWRMGKKISIDSATMMNKALEMIEARWLFDLPADQIDVVVHPQSIIHSMVEFRDGSMLAQMSPPDMKLPIQTALTWPSRLPSPARKMDLSQAWKLDFEPPDEERFPALALGREVAAAGGTAGCVLNAANEAAVASFLAKELSFMEIVPATRAVLANHSFESQPTLERLSELDTWARQEVSRWICH comes from the coding sequence ATGGCGACCTCGGCCCGCAATCTTGTGATACTTGGCTCCACAGGGAGCATTGGCCGCAGCACGCTTGAAGTGGTCCGTTTTTCCGAAGGGGCCCTCCGCCCCTGGGCACTCACGGCTCATCAGAGTTTCGAATTGCTTTGCCAGCAAGCGACGCAATTCCAAGTCCCCTATGTAGTTGCGACCGATCCAGTCGCGGCTCGCTCGTGGGACTGGTCGCTCCTTCCCCCGTGCACCAAACTGCTGGTTGGCAGCGAAGCTGTCCGCGAAGTGGTTGCCGCAGCTGAAGTCGACATGGTGGTGGCTGCCATGGTCGGAAGTGCAGGCCTGGCAGGGACTTGGGCAGCGCTCGATGCCGGTAAACCGGTCGCATTGGCGAACAAGGAATCGCTCGTCATGGCCGGTCCGCTCGTCATGCAGCTCGCGGCCGAGCGAGGTGTCCCGATACTACCTGTCGACAGCGAGCATTCGGCCATTTTTCAGGTCCTGCAAGCAGGCCGTCGCGACGACCTGGCGCGAATCATCCTCACCGCCAGTGGTGGCCCGTTTCGTAAATATACACTCGCCGAAATGCACCAAGTCTCGGTGGAGCAAGCACTTAGCCATCCTACGTGGCGGATGGGAAAGAAAATATCCATCGATTCGGCCACGATGATGAACAAAGCCCTGGAAATGATCGAAGCCCGCTGGCTGTTTGATCTGCCAGCCGACCAAATCGACGTGGTGGTTCACCCCCAGTCGATCATCCACTCGATGGTCGAGTTTCGCGACGGTTCGATGCTCGCCCAAATGAGCCCGCCCGATATGAAACTTCCGATCCAGACAGCACTTACGTGGCCCAGTCGACTCCCTAGTCCGGCCCGAAAAATGGATCTTTCCCAAGCTTGGAAACTCGATTTCGAACCACCTGATGAGGAGCGTTTTCCGGCGCTTGCTCTCGGGCGCGAAGTCGCCGCAGCTGGTGGAACTGCAGGCTGTGTATTAAATGCGGCTAACGAGGCCGCCGTAGCTTCTTTTCTGGCGAAAGAGCTATCATTCATGGAGATCGTGCCGGCCACGCGCGCGGTCCTTGCCAATCATTCGTTTGAATCACAACCGACCCTCGAGCGACTCTCCGAGCTCGACACTTGGGCTCGGCAGGAGGTTTCTAGGTGGATTTGCCATTAA
- the ftsH gene encoding ATP-dependent zinc metalloprotease FtsH, protein MSSDNGSGRQGGDRGGSTGYNLLMYLGFGAIIATLVALYVLQMFQTSLDYTDLERLVAASQYEKDESKLTAGSPGYIDVKVEARNTLRRMRVSNLRKVELGPTAVRGQIDLVELKPVGTSGDRWEPDSKTLRQNVEFRTNLSDKGSNRDDIETAIRNSNIPFRHADPPGPWEQHSQLIIGMLLAAMLIYIVVRRLSAAGSPMSFGRSRGKLYAQEELGITFNDVAGIDEAVEEVREVVDFLRSPEKYQKLGGRIPKGVLLVGPPGTGKTLLAKAIAGEAGVPFFSLSGSDFVEMFVGVGAARVRDMFQQAEAKAPCIIFIDELDALGKSRGAGIMGGHDEREQTLNALLVEMDGFGSNSGVIVMAATNRPETLDPALLRPGRFDRHVLVDRPDIKGREDILKVHVKNVKLDPTVDLHKVAAITPGFVGADLANLVNEAALLAARAEKTAVGMNEFNEGVERVTAGLEKKQRVMNEDEKLRVAYHESGHALVAYSLPNTDPVHKVSIIPRGLAALGYTMQRPEGDRFLMTQSELESRIQVLLAGTIAEEIIFTDISTGAQNDLERATDIARRMCMEFGMSRLGRVNYRESNRSAFLASGGSGEERVRSVSEQTLREIDQEVRRIIDESIEKVRHILDVRRGALVSLTNRLMEVESVDSDELKRIIDETSPGPLVVPGTLPANTMRSTTEPVITAPATERSG, encoded by the coding sequence ATGAGTTCTGACAACGGATCGGGCCGACAGGGAGGAGACCGGGGTGGATCGACAGGCTACAACCTGCTGATGTATCTCGGTTTTGGTGCCATCATCGCCACGCTGGTAGCACTCTATGTGCTGCAGATGTTCCAAACGTCGCTCGACTACACCGATCTCGAACGTTTGGTCGCCGCCTCGCAGTATGAGAAAGACGAATCCAAGCTGACCGCCGGTTCGCCGGGCTATATCGATGTGAAGGTCGAAGCACGCAACACGCTCCGGCGAATGCGCGTTTCGAACCTGCGAAAAGTCGAACTTGGTCCCACGGCCGTTCGTGGGCAGATCGATCTTGTGGAGTTGAAGCCTGTCGGCACCAGTGGCGATCGCTGGGAGCCAGACAGCAAAACCTTGCGGCAGAATGTGGAGTTTCGTACGAACCTTTCCGACAAGGGGAGCAATCGCGACGACATTGAAACCGCGATTCGTAATTCGAACATCCCCTTTCGTCATGCCGATCCACCCGGTCCCTGGGAGCAGCACTCGCAATTGATCATCGGCATGCTGCTGGCAGCGATGCTGATCTACATTGTCGTCCGTCGACTTTCGGCCGCTGGTTCGCCGATGTCCTTTGGACGTAGTCGCGGCAAACTCTACGCGCAAGAAGAACTTGGCATCACGTTCAACGACGTGGCTGGTATCGACGAAGCGGTGGAAGAAGTGCGTGAAGTGGTCGACTTCCTCCGCAGCCCGGAAAAATATCAAAAGCTCGGCGGACGCATTCCCAAGGGTGTGCTGCTGGTCGGACCTCCCGGTACTGGTAAGACGCTGCTCGCCAAAGCGATTGCTGGCGAAGCGGGTGTTCCGTTTTTCAGTCTGTCGGGTAGCGACTTTGTCGAAATGTTTGTCGGTGTGGGTGCTGCCCGCGTCCGGGACATGTTTCAGCAGGCGGAAGCGAAAGCACCGTGCATTATTTTCATCGACGAGCTCGATGCCCTCGGTAAGAGCCGCGGCGCGGGGATCATGGGTGGCCACGACGAACGCGAGCAAACGCTCAACGCACTGCTGGTCGAGATGGACGGATTCGGAAGTAACAGCGGCGTGATTGTGATGGCCGCAACCAACCGTCCCGAAACGCTCGATCCAGCGCTTCTTCGCCCTGGTCGTTTCGATCGCCATGTGCTGGTCGATCGCCCCGACATCAAGGGTCGTGAAGACATCCTCAAGGTGCACGTGAAGAACGTGAAGCTCGACCCGACCGTCGATCTGCATAAAGTCGCTGCCATTACGCCCGGTTTCGTAGGTGCTGATCTGGCGAACCTGGTGAACGAAGCTGCACTGCTCGCCGCTCGTGCTGAAAAAACAGCAGTAGGGATGAACGAGTTCAATGAAGGTGTCGAGCGAGTCACGGCGGGGCTCGAGAAGAAGCAACGCGTGATGAACGAAGACGAAAAGCTTCGCGTGGCGTATCACGAATCGGGTCACGCACTCGTGGCTTACAGTCTGCCGAATACCGACCCGGTTCACAAAGTTTCGATCATTCCACGTGGTTTGGCTGCCCTTGGATACACGATGCAGCGTCCCGAAGGGGATCGCTTCTTGATGACGCAATCGGAACTCGAGAGCCGCATCCAAGTCCTGCTGGCAGGAACGATTGCCGAAGAAATCATCTTCACCGACATTTCGACCGGCGCTCAAAACGACCTAGAACGCGCCACCGATATTGCTCGTCGCATGTGTATGGAATTCGGCATGAGCCGCCTCGGACGTGTGAACTATCGCGAGAGCAATCGAAGTGCGTTTCTCGCTTCGGGTGGCTCCGGTGAAGAGCGGGTCCGTTCGGTCAGCGAACAAACGCTGCGTGAAATCGATCAAGAGGTGCGCCGCATCATCGATGAATCGATCGAGAAAGTGCGTCACATCTTGGATGTGCGTCGCGGAGCACTCGTGTCGCTCACGAATCGCTTGATGGAAGTGGAATCGGTCGACTCTGATGAACTCAAACGGATTATCGACGAAACATCGCCTGGCCCGCTCGTGGTTCCTGGCACGTTGCCAGCCAACACGATGCGTTCGACCACCGAGCCCGTTATCACCGCTCCCGCCACCGAGCGAAGTGGGTAG